A single Tenacibaculum sp. 190524A02b DNA region contains:
- a CDS encoding DUF4292 domain-containing protein, whose amino-acid sequence MKLVKFILIFLILFTSCKSSKTASENVGVIKEMSARKVAKKHKFNYFNEKTVDAKLKVNYKGTKESLGFSVRMKIKKDEVIWLKGTKLITIFKAKITPEKVSFYSPYKRNYFEGDFSMLKKILGTDINFEQLQNMLLGQAMLDVKSQRQNVAIVEKSYQLSPKKQPNLFDAFFYINPSHYKLNKQSLVNSLKDQRLDISYPTYLNKEQVVFPNKITILAKEKTKFTSIDMTVRSVNFNTNLNLDFSIPTGYKEIQL is encoded by the coding sequence ATGAAATTAGTTAAGTTTATACTTATTTTCCTTATTCTATTTACGTCTTGTAAATCAAGTAAAACAGCCTCTGAAAATGTTGGTGTTATTAAAGAAATGTCTGCTAGAAAAGTAGCTAAAAAACATAAATTTAATTACTTTAATGAAAAAACTGTTGATGCTAAATTAAAGGTAAATTACAAGGGTACTAAAGAAAGTTTAGGCTTTTCAGTACGTATGAAAATTAAAAAAGATGAGGTGATTTGGTTAAAAGGCACCAAACTAATTACTATTTTTAAAGCTAAGATTACTCCTGAAAAAGTAAGCTTTTATTCACCTTATAAAAGGAATTATTTTGAAGGTGATTTTTCTATGTTAAAGAAAATACTAGGTACAGATATTAATTTTGAACAACTTCAAAATATGCTACTTGGTCAGGCAATGTTAGATGTAAAATCGCAACGCCAAAATGTAGCTATTGTAGAAAAATCATATCAGCTTTCTCCAAAAAAACAACCAAATTTATTTGACGCCTTCTTCTATATAAACCCAAGTCATTACAAACTTAACAAACAATCTTTAGTAAACTCTTTAAAAGATCAACGCTTAGATATAAGTTACCCAACTTATTTAAACAAAGAACAAGTTGTTTTTCCTAATAAGATTACTATTCTTGCTAAAGAGAAAACAAAATTTACAAGTATTGATATGACTGTTAGATCTGTTAATTTTAATACCAATTTAAACCTTGACTTTTCTATCCCTACGGGATATAAAGAAATACAGTTATAA
- a CDS encoding tetratricopeptide repeat protein translates to MIIQNLHKKNVEKHLKKTLIGLLCKLVCVFCCFLVSGNILAQDSIPATASNDERDHINFQKHFFKAITQKAINNYQNAVDALESCNELAPNNKAVFFELSKNYHKLHRYVEAVEYANKALSIEPDNLWVLEHLVQVHRKNNAIDEAIKVQKKIAKNRPKKQQYLVYLYLQKNDKASAKALLSKLEKAKLLTPWLKRTKKRLFTIKSEPTEIVNKPSDSNVENVFNKNKTFASLKQLLTKLDTENNPKLLDYSVQGISLFPAQPLVYLMNGRANNKSKQYKKAISSLQNGIDFVIDNPTMELNFYNEFIRSYDGLGDSKNANKYRKKLK, encoded by the coding sequence GTGATTATACAGAACTTACATAAAAAAAACGTTGAAAAACATTTAAAAAAAACACTTATAGGTTTGTTATGCAAACTTGTATGTGTTTTTTGTTGTTTTTTAGTATCTGGTAACATTTTAGCACAAGATAGCATTCCTGCAACTGCTAGTAATGATGAGCGAGATCATATTAATTTTCAAAAGCATTTTTTTAAGGCTATTACTCAAAAAGCTATTAACAACTATCAAAATGCTGTAGATGCTTTAGAGTCATGTAATGAGCTTGCCCCCAACAACAAAGCAGTGTTTTTTGAGCTATCAAAAAACTATCATAAACTGCATCGTTATGTTGAGGCAGTAGAGTACGCCAATAAAGCGCTTAGTATAGAACCCGATAATTTGTGGGTTTTAGAGCATTTAGTTCAAGTACATAGAAAAAATAATGCAATTGACGAAGCTATTAAAGTTCAGAAAAAAATAGCTAAAAACAGACCTAAAAAACAGCAATACTTGGTGTATTTATATTTACAAAAAAATGATAAAGCTAGCGCTAAAGCACTACTTTCTAAATTGGAAAAGGCAAAATTATTAACTCCTTGGTTAAAACGTACTAAAAAAAGGCTTTTTACTATTAAATCTGAACCTACAGAAATTGTAAATAAACCTTCTGATAGTAATGTAGAAAACGTGTTTAATAAAAACAAAACATTTGCTAGCTTAAAACAATTACTTACTAAGTTAGATACTGAAAACAACCCTAAATTACTAGATTACAGCGTTCAAGGAATTTCTCTTTTTCCTGCACAACCATTAGTTTATTTGATGAATGGTAGAGCTAATAACAAAAGTAAACAATATAAAAAAGCAATTAGTAGTTTACAAAATGGTATTGATTTTGTAATAGATAATCCTACTATGGAGCTTAATTTTTATAATGAGTTTATTAGAAGTTATGATGGATTAGGTGATTCTAAAAACGCTAATAAATATAGAAAAAAGTTAAAATAG
- a CDS encoding sugar phosphate nucleotidyltransferase gives MKIIVPMAGIGSRLRPHTLTIPKPLTVIAGKSIVQRLVEDIASVVNQPIEEIAFIIGPAAKGFPTNTKNELLNIAANLGAKGSVYIQEEALGTAHAIYCAKESLSGPCIVAYADTLFKADFTLDVNADGAIWVKQVDDPSAFGVVKLNNGVITDFVEKPKEFVSDLAIIGIYYFKDGDKLLSEIQYLIDNDLKENGEYQITNVLESLKQQGAQFVPGKVDAWMDCGKKDPTVDTNKQVLTFEEKAGNNLISEDLVLENAEVIQPCYIGKNVVLKDTKIGPYVSIGENSVVENSTIVNSLIQTNVQISNANLDNAMIGNHAKYNGNYTSVSIGDYTELT, from the coding sequence ATGAAAATTATTGTTCCAATGGCTGGAATTGGGTCTAGATTACGCCCACATACATTAACGATTCCAAAACCATTGACTGTTATTGCAGGTAAATCTATTGTTCAGCGTTTAGTAGAAGATATTGCTTCCGTGGTTAACCAACCTATTGAAGAAATTGCTTTTATTATTGGACCTGCTGCAAAAGGATTTCCTACTAATACCAAAAATGAACTTTTAAACATTGCTGCTAATTTAGGAGCAAAAGGAAGTGTTTATATTCAGGAAGAAGCTCTAGGTACTGCCCATGCAATATACTGTGCCAAAGAGTCATTAAGTGGTCCTTGCATTGTTGCTTATGCAGACACTTTGTTTAAAGCTGATTTTACACTTGATGTAAATGCTGATGGAGCTATTTGGGTTAAACAAGTTGATGATCCAAGTGCTTTTGGTGTTGTAAAATTAAATAATGGTGTTATTACAGATTTTGTTGAAAAACCAAAAGAATTTGTGTCTGACTTAGCCATCATAGGTATTTACTATTTTAAAGATGGTGATAAACTTTTAAGCGAGATTCAATATTTAATTGATAATGATTTAAAAGAAAACGGTGAATATCAAATTACCAATGTACTTGAATCTTTAAAACAACAAGGTGCTCAATTTGTTCCTGGAAAAGTAGATGCTTGGATGGATTGTGGTAAAAAAGATCCAACAGTTGATACCAATAAGCAAGTACTAACTTTTGAAGAGAAAGCAGGAAACAATTTAATTTCTGAAGATCTTGTTTTAGAAAATGCTGAGGTTATCCAACCTTGTTATATTGGTAAAAATGTGGTGTTGAAAGATACTAAAATTGGCCCTTATGTTTCAATAGGTGAAAATAGTGTAGTAGAAAATTCAACTATTGTAAACTCATTAATTCAAACCAATGTGCAAATATCTAATGCTAATTTAGATAATGCCATGATTGGTAATCATGCAAAATATAATGGTAATTATACATCTGTAAGCATTGGTGATTATACAGAACTTACATAA
- a CDS encoding ABC transporter ATP-binding protein, with protein MLQVKNLSISFGKNRVLDNISFTIKKNQIVGLVGESGSGKSISSLAIMGLLPNSAETSGSIIFKSTDLLTFSNQKFQKIRGKDIAIIFQEPMSSLNPTLTCGYQVVEILQQHTNFSKKEIKEEVINLFKKVKLPRPEQLYNSYPHEISGGQKQRVMIAMAIACKPKLLIADEPTTALDVTVQKEIILLLKELQKENEMSILFITHDLALVSEIADEVIVMFKGNIIEKGTAKTVLTTPEENYTKALINSKPNIKKRLKTLPTVNDFINNSIDNTEFTNEERKQLHQKIYSQTPLLEVFDLTKEFTKKASWFSTSEKVIAINNVSFKIYEGETLGLVGESGCGKTTLGRTILQLEKATSGKIFYKGIDITQIKRSKLKELRKEIQIIFQDPFSSLNPRISVGKSIMEVMSVHHILNSKNQRKTYVLDLLQKVGLQPEHFYRYPHEFSGGQRQRIGIARTIALQPKLIICDESVSALDVSVQAQVLNLLNELKQTFNFTYIFISHDLSVVKYMSDQLIVMNKGKIEEIDDADIIYNSPKTLYTKTLINAIPKGV; from the coding sequence ATGCTTCAAGTTAAAAACTTATCCATAAGTTTTGGTAAAAACAGAGTATTAGATAATATTTCTTTTACCATAAAAAAAAATCAAATAGTAGGTCTTGTTGGAGAGAGCGGTAGTGGAAAATCTATATCCTCTTTAGCTATTATGGGACTTTTACCTAACTCAGCTGAAACTTCTGGTTCCATAATATTTAAGAGCACAGATTTGCTAACTTTTAGTAATCAAAAATTTCAAAAAATTAGAGGCAAAGATATTGCCATTATTTTTCAGGAACCTATGAGTTCTTTAAACCCAACATTAACTTGTGGTTATCAAGTAGTAGAAATTTTACAACAACACACTAATTTTTCTAAGAAAGAGATTAAAGAAGAAGTAATTAATTTATTTAAAAAAGTAAAATTACCAAGACCAGAACAATTGTATAATTCATACCCACATGAAATTAGTGGTGGTCAAAAGCAACGGGTTATGATTGCTATGGCAATTGCATGTAAACCCAAACTTTTAATAGCTGATGAACCTACAACTGCATTAGATGTAACGGTTCAAAAAGAGATAATATTACTTTTAAAAGAGCTTCAAAAAGAAAATGAAATGAGTATTTTGTTCATTACTCATGATTTGGCACTGGTTTCTGAAATTGCTGATGAAGTTATAGTCATGTTTAAAGGAAATATTATAGAAAAAGGAACTGCCAAAACAGTTTTAACAACCCCTGAAGAAAATTATACTAAAGCGTTAATCAACTCAAAACCAAACATAAAAAAAAGGCTTAAAACATTACCTACAGTTAACGATTTTATTAATAATTCAATTGACAATACTGAGTTTACTAATGAGGAACGTAAACAGCTTCATCAAAAAATATACAGCCAAACACCTTTATTAGAAGTATTTGATCTAACCAAAGAATTTACTAAAAAAGCTTCTTGGTTTTCAACTTCTGAAAAAGTTATCGCTATAAATAATGTTTCTTTTAAAATTTATGAAGGAGAAACTTTAGGGCTCGTTGGTGAAAGTGGTTGCGGTAAAACTACTTTAGGTCGTACTATTTTACAACTAGAAAAAGCTACTAGTGGTAAAATCTTTTATAAAGGTATTGATATTACACAAATAAAAAGATCTAAATTGAAAGAACTTAGAAAAGAAATTCAAATTATTTTTCAAGATCCTTTTTCGTCTTTAAATCCAAGAATTTCTGTTGGAAAATCTATTATGGAAGTAATGTCTGTTCATCATATTTTAAATTCCAAAAATCAACGAAAAACTTATGTTTTAGATCTTCTACAAAAAGTTGGTTTACAACCCGAACATTTTTATAGATATCCACATGAGTTTTCTGGTGGTCAACGCCAACGTATAGGAATAGCTAGAACTATTGCTTTACAACCTAAACTAATTATTTGTGATGAATCTGTATCTGCTTTGGATGTATCTGTTCAAGCACAAGTTCTTAATTTATTGAATGAATTAAAACAAACATTTAATTTTACGTATATTTTTATTTCTCATGATTTATCAGTGGTAAAATATATGTCTGACCAACTCATTGTGATGAATAAAGGTAAAATTGAAGAAATAGATGATGCTGATATCATTTATAATTCACCAAAAACATTATATACAAAAACATTAATCAATGCAATACCTAAAGGTGTTTAA
- a CDS encoding M43 family zinc metalloprotease yields the protein MNQKITIALLCMFFVGLTYAQKKRNCHAMNNLEYRQSKDPSLKLRMQKIEAFTQKKVKEMKKDQGKIIGDIIKIPVVVHVIYSNAQENISVAQIQSQIDVINEDFRRTNSDADNKWSQAADTQIEFALATVDPNGNATTGITRKSSTKTSWGTNDAMKSSAQGGVDPWNTAEYLNMWVCNIGGGILGYAQFPGGSAATDGVVMGPQYFGSSDKGSGFYLSAPFDKGRTTTHEIGHYLNLRHIWGDGACGQDDFVSDTPESDAANYGCATGHTSCGSEDMVQNYMDYSDDSCMNLYTQGQKARMRAVLAEGGVRRSLALSDKFGGGTTPTCDDGIQNGDETGVDCGGSCEPCQTTCTDNEVNFSLTFDNYASETSWSITDASGSTVASGNGYGSSNNGTTLSEDLCLPDGCYTFTINDSYGDGICCSYGSGSYSITNSGNTLASGGQFQSTETKNFCVGNAAPTCDDGIQNGDETGVDCGGSCTPCGTGGSTVLFEGSFETGFEGWIDGGGDCFRYSGSRSSDGTYSIRLRDNSGTRSAMTSPSYDLTGFNQVEVSFEFYSYSMENGEDFWLRFYNGSSWSTVKTWARGTDFNNNSFYSATVTLNASDVNFANNSQFRFQCDASGNADQIYVDKVKITGTGSGTRSMNNNSLIVLRTLDTAKEELLMEDEYSIYPNPVQGNTLFVKMRSSLKATYEITNLIGQVIQKGKLTEQLNVSKLDAGVYLFRVNEGDEEIVQKFVKR from the coding sequence ATGAATCAAAAAATTACTATTGCACTTTTGTGCATGTTTTTTGTAGGGCTTACCTATGCCCAAAAAAAAAGAAATTGTCATGCAATGAACAATTTAGAGTATCGACAATCTAAAGACCCTTCTTTAAAATTACGAATGCAAAAAATTGAAGCTTTTACTCAGAAAAAAGTAAAAGAAATGAAAAAAGATCAAGGAAAAATAATTGGTGATATTATTAAAATTCCTGTAGTTGTCCATGTAATTTATAGTAATGCACAAGAAAATATTAGTGTTGCTCAAATTCAGTCTCAGATTGATGTGATTAATGAGGATTTCCGTAGAACCAATTCGGATGCCGATAACAAATGGTCGCAAGCTGCTGATACGCAAATAGAGTTTGCTTTAGCAACTGTTGACCCTAATGGAAATGCAACAACTGGTATTACTAGAAAATCTTCAACAAAAACATCTTGGGGAACTAACGATGCTATGAAAAGTTCAGCACAAGGAGGAGTAGATCCATGGAATACTGCTGAATACCTTAATATGTGGGTATGTAATATTGGTGGTGGAATTTTAGGATATGCTCAATTTCCTGGAGGAAGTGCTGCTACAGATGGAGTTGTAATGGGACCACAATACTTTGGAAGTTCTGATAAAGGATCGGGTTTCTACTTATCTGCACCATTTGATAAAGGTAGAACTACAACACATGAAATTGGTCATTATTTAAACTTACGTCACATTTGGGGTGATGGAGCATGTGGTCAAGATGATTTTGTTTCAGATACACCTGAGTCAGATGCTGCAAACTATGGTTGTGCAACTGGTCATACATCTTGTGGTTCTGAAGATATGGTTCAAAACTATATGGATTATTCGGATGATAGTTGTATGAATTTGTATACACAAGGACAAAAAGCAAGAATGCGTGCTGTTTTAGCTGAAGGAGGAGTTCGTAGAAGTTTAGCTTTATCTGATAAGTTTGGAGGAGGAACTACGCCAACATGTGATGACGGAATCCAAAATGGAGACGAAACAGGAGTTGATTGTGGAGGATCTTGTGAGCCTTGTCAAACAACATGTACTGATAATGAAGTGAACTTCTCATTAACATTTGATAATTATGCTTCTGAAACTTCTTGGTCAATTACAGATGCTTCTGGAAGTACGGTAGCTTCTGGTAATGGATATGGAAGTTCAAATAATGGAACAACTTTGTCTGAGGATTTATGTTTGCCTGATGGTTGTTATACATTTACAATTAATGATTCTTATGGAGATGGTATCTGTTGTTCTTATGGAAGTGGTTCATATTCAATTACAAATTCAGGGAATACGTTAGCATCTGGAGGACAATTCCAAAGTACAGAAACTAAAAACTTTTGTGTAGGAAATGCTGCACCAACATGTGATGATGGAATTCAAAACGGTGATGAAACTGGAGTTGATTGTGGAGGATCATGTACACCTTGTGGAACAGGTGGATCAACTGTGTTATTCGAAGGTTCTTTTGAAACTGGATTTGAAGGATGGATAGACGGAGGAGGTGACTGCTTTAGATATTCTGGATCTCGTTCAAGTGATGGAACTTATTCTATTCGTTTAAGAGACAACTCAGGTACAAGATCAGCAATGACTTCACCATCTTATGATTTAACTGGTTTTAACCAAGTAGAAGTATCATTTGAATTCTATTCATATAGTATGGAAAATGGAGAAGACTTCTGGCTTCGTTTTTATAATGGATCAAGTTGGTCAACAGTAAAAACTTGGGCTAGAGGAACTGATTTTAACAATAATTCATTTTATTCTGCAACGGTTACGTTAAATGCTTCTGATGTAAACTTTGCTAATAATTCTCAATTCAGATTCCAATGTGATGCTAGTGGAAATGCAGATCAAATTTATGTAGATAAAGTAAAGATTACTGGAACTGGTTCAGGAACTAGGTCTATGAATAATAATTCTTTAATAGTGTTAAGAACATTAGATACAGCAAAAGAAGAGCTTCTGATGGAAGATGAATACAGTATTTATCCAAATCCGGTTCAAGGAAATACTCTATTTGTAAAAATGCGTTCTTCATTAAAAGCTACTTATGAAATTACCAATTTAATAGGACAAGTTATTCAAAAAGGTAAGCTTACAGAACAATTAAATGTAAGTAAATTAGATGCTGGTGTGTACTTGTTTAGAGTTAATGAAGGTGATGAAGAAATAGTTCAAAAGTTTGTTAAGAGATAA
- a CDS encoding T9SS type A sorting domain-containing protein, whose protein sequence is MNKQLLLFYACYFVTQFLYTQEESKPTKQILFEDSFEKGWEGWIDGGSACHRYFGDNSSDGDYSIRLRDNLGNASSTESTNYNLRSFTKVNIYFDFYTESMSKGRGFWLKYYNGKEWTICESWEIGKDFVNEMFYSVNIELNSEDYNFTENSKFKFECNGKFYSDKVYLDKIKIEATSATCYDGVKNGFETGIDCGGNCLPCQGENTELIFRDSFENGWGGWIDGGKTCSRYYGTRSSDGEYSIRLRGSRNYKHEAKFTSPYFDLTNYNKVLIEFDYYIYGMSFYIKFTKDFFLRYFDGIDWVIVKKWTVDRDFNSSPLIQGIDKSAFYKATVVMDASDYNFSDKGRFRFDFNGNQYYTDMIYLDKVRIKGFISSRKLSNFVAKSQKEITSRLLIYPNPIEGNTLFLKMCSSLKVTYKITNLIGQVIQKGKLTEQLNVSKLEAGVYLFRVNEGDEEIVQKFVKK, encoded by the coding sequence ATGAATAAACAATTATTACTTTTTTATGCATGTTATTTTGTTACCCAATTTTTATATACACAAGAAGAATCAAAACCTACAAAACAAATTCTTTTTGAAGATTCATTTGAAAAAGGTTGGGAAGGATGGATTGATGGAGGGAGTGCATGCCATCGATATTTTGGAGATAATTCAAGTGATGGTGATTATAGTATACGTTTAAGAGATAACTTAGGTAATGCTTCTTCTACAGAATCTACCAATTATAATTTAAGAAGTTTTACTAAAGTAAATATATATTTTGACTTTTATACAGAGAGTATGAGTAAAGGTAGAGGGTTTTGGTTAAAATATTATAATGGAAAAGAATGGACTATTTGTGAGTCATGGGAAATAGGTAAAGATTTTGTGAATGAAATGTTTTATTCAGTAAATATTGAGTTAAATTCAGAAGATTACAATTTTACAGAAAACTCGAAATTTAAATTTGAATGTAATGGTAAGTTTTATAGTGATAAAGTATATCTAGATAAAATTAAAATTGAAGCAACAAGTGCAACATGTTACGATGGAGTAAAAAATGGTTTTGAAACAGGTATAGATTGTGGAGGAAATTGCTTGCCTTGCCAAGGTGAAAATACTGAATTAATTTTTAGAGACTCTTTTGAAAATGGTTGGGGAGGTTGGATAGATGGAGGGAAAACTTGCAGTAGATATTACGGTACAAGATCTAGTGATGGAGAGTATTCTATTCGTTTAAGGGGAAGTAGAAATTATAAACATGAAGCTAAATTCACATCCCCTTATTTTGATTTAACTAACTATAATAAAGTCTTAATTGAATTTGATTATTATATATATGGAATGAGCTTTTATATTAAATTTACTAAAGATTTTTTTCTAAGGTATTTTGATGGTATAGATTGGGTTATTGTTAAAAAATGGACGGTAGATAGAGATTTTAATAGTAGTCCATTAATACAAGGTATAGATAAAAGTGCTTTTTATAAAGCTACAGTTGTTATGGATGCTTCAGACTATAATTTCAGTGACAAAGGAAGGTTTAGATTTGATTTTAACGGAAATCAATACTATACAGATATGATTTACCTTGATAAGGTAAGAATTAAAGGTTTTATTTCAAGTAGAAAACTAAGTAATTTTGTTGCAAAATCACAAAAAGAAATAACAAGCAGGTTGTTAATTTATCCAAACCCTATAGAAGGAAATACTCTATTTTTAAAAATGTGTTCTTCATTAAAAGTTACTTATAAAATTACCAATTTAATAGGACAAGTTATTCAAAAAGGTAAGCTTACAGAACAACTAAATGTAAGTAAATTAGAAGCTGGTGTGTATTTGTTTAGAGTTAATGAAGGTGATGAAGAAATAGTTCAAAAGTTTGTTAAAAAATAG
- a CDS encoding GEVED domain-containing protein has product MKYKITLALLCSFFTALTFSQQKTTKVKRDCNVMELLEMKMAKNPNIAKRMNEMEAFTQRRIEQMAKNHSKISGDVIQIPVVVHVLYTNSTNNISNAQIQSQLDVLNADFRRTNADRTNKWSQAADTKIEFYLAEIDPNGNATTGITRTQVSKATWDLQNSSTSDDMKRSSKGGVDPWNTSEYLNMWIVDKLTRGTRTILGFAQFPWDTDKSTDGVVMADQYFGTTGTALAPFDGGRTTTHEVGHYLGLRHIWGDGPCGSDDFVADTPESDAPNYGCETGHTSCGSEDMVQNYMDYSDDSCMNLFTLGQKNRMHTYLNEGGARRALALSDKTGNTTPPSSSCSSTINSFPYKEGFESGLGAWTQASGDDFDWSRQSGETRSGSTGPTSASAGSYYMYTESSSPNYPAKTAIFNGPCFDLAGVSNPRMSFKYHMYGAAMGTLKLEAKEEGASGWTTIWSKTGNQGNSWSTAEVNLTAKKVQLRFHMTTSTSYTSDAAIDAITISAGSSADTQAPSVPTNLSVSNVAQTTLTLNWNASSDNLGVTGYDVYQGTTKLGTTTNTSVNITELSAGTSYIFSVRAKDAAGNISASSTAVNVTTLSNAISYCSSQGNRSTHEWIDNVELGGMKNATGDNGGYEDFTSKVATLVQGSSNEMIVSAGFKSTAYTEHWAVWIDFNQNGTFETSEKVVSGSSSSANNLRATVDVPAGANLGQTRMRVSMKYNSAQTSCETFDDGEVEDYSVNIVANSSRTTVVAENSNAELLGNEEVVAIVAYPNPARNYVSVRLASKAANVSYKIVNTLGSVVKTGTDLNNINISKINAGVYLLKVNDGQKTITIKLIKQ; this is encoded by the coding sequence ATGAAATACAAAATTACTTTAGCACTTTTGTGCTCTTTTTTTACTGCTTTAACATTTTCTCAACAAAAAACAACAAAAGTCAAACGTGACTGTAATGTAATGGAGCTTTTAGAAATGAAAATGGCTAAAAACCCAAATATTGCAAAACGTATGAATGAAATGGAAGCATTTACTCAAAGAAGAATTGAGCAAATGGCTAAAAATCATTCAAAAATTTCAGGAGATGTTATCCAAATACCAGTTGTAGTACATGTTTTGTACACAAACTCAACAAATAATATTAGTAATGCACAAATACAATCACAATTAGATGTTTTAAATGCTGATTTTCGTAGAACAAATGCTGATAGAACGAATAAGTGGTCGCAAGCAGCAGATACTAAAATTGAATTTTATTTAGCGGAAATAGATCCAAACGGTAATGCAACAACTGGTATTACTCGAACTCAAGTTAGTAAAGCAACTTGGGATCTTCAAAACTCAAGCACAAGTGATGATATGAAAAGATCATCTAAAGGTGGAGTTGATCCATGGAATACTTCTGAGTATCTTAATATGTGGATTGTAGATAAGTTAACAAGAGGTACTAGAACAATTTTAGGTTTTGCGCAATTTCCTTGGGATACAGATAAATCTACTGATGGAGTTGTAATGGCTGATCAATATTTTGGGACAACTGGAACTGCTTTGGCTCCATTTGATGGAGGAAGAACTACTACACACGAGGTAGGACACTATTTAGGTTTACGTCATATTTGGGGTGATGGACCTTGTGGGAGTGACGATTTTGTTGCTGATACACCTGAATCTGATGCACCAAATTATGGGTGTGAAACTGGTCATACATCATGTGGGTCTGAAGATATGGTTCAAAACTATATGGATTATTCAGATGATTCTTGTATGAACTTATTTACACTAGGTCAGAAAAATAGAATGCACACATACTTAAATGAAGGTGGAGCTAGAAGAGCTTTAGCACTATCTGACAAAACAGGAAATACAACTCCTCCATCAAGTTCATGCTCATCAACAATTAATTCCTTTCCTTATAAGGAAGGTTTTGAAAGTGGTTTAGGAGCTTGGACACAAGCATCTGGAGATGATTTTGATTGGTCTAGACAATCAGGAGAAACAAGATCTGGTTCTACAGGGCCTACATCAGCATCTGCAGGTTCTTACTATATGTATACTGAATCTTCAAGCCCTAATTATCCAGCAAAAACAGCTATTTTCAATGGGCCATGTTTTGATTTAGCTGGAGTTTCAAATCCTAGAATGAGTTTCAAGTATCATATGTATGGAGCAGCAATGGGAACTTTAAAATTAGAAGCAAAAGAAGAAGGAGCTTCTGGTTGGACTACTATTTGGAGTAAAACAGGAAACCAAGGGAACTCTTGGAGTACTGCTGAGGTTAACTTAACTGCCAAAAAAGTACAATTAAGGTTTCATATGACAACCTCAACATCTTATACTTCAGATGCTGCTATTGATGCTATTACAATTAGTGCTGGATCAAGTGCAGATACACAAGCACCTTCAGTTCCAACTAATTTATCAGTATCAAATGTTGCGCAAACAACATTAACATTAAATTGGAATGCATCATCAGATAATCTAGGTGTTACAGGATATGATGTATATCAAGGAACAACAAAATTAGGAACAACAACTAATACATCAGTTAATATTACTGAACTATCTGCAGGAACTTCTTATATTTTCTCTGTTAGAGCTAAGGATGCAGCTGGAAATATTTCAGCATCTAGTACTGCTGTCAATGTAACAACTTTATCAAATGCAATTTCTTATTGTAGTTCACAAGGAAATCGTTCAACACATGAATGGATTGATAATGTTGAGTTAGGTGGAATGAAAAATGCTACAGGAGATAATGGAGGTTATGAAGATTTTACTTCTAAAGTAGCTACTTTAGTTCAAGGAAGTTCAAATGAAATGATTGTAAGTGCAGGATTTAAAAGTACAGCATATACTGAACATTGGGCTGTTTGGATTGATTTTAATCAAAATGGAACATTTGAAACAAGTGAAAAAGTTGTGTCTGGATCATCATCTAGTGCTAATAACTTAAGAGCTACTGTAGATGTACCTGCTGGGGCAAATTTAGGACAAACAAGAATGCGTGTTTCTATGAAGTATAATTCTGCTCAAACCTCATGTGAAACGTTTGATGACGGTGAAGTAGAAGATTACTCAGTAAATATTGTAGCTAATTCAAGTAGAACCACTGTTGTTGCTGAGAATAGTAACGCTGAATTATTAGGAAATGAAGAAGTTGTAGCTATAGTAGCTTATCCTAATCCTGCAAGAAATTACGTTAGTGTAAGATTAGCATCTAAAGCAGCAAATGTCTCATATAAGATAGTAAATACTTTAGGTTCGGTTGTAAAAACAGGAACAGATTTGAATAATATTAATATATCTAAAATAAATGCTGGAGTTTACTTATTAAAAGTTAATGATGGTCAAAAAACGATAACAATTAAGTTGATAAAACAATAG